The following proteins are encoded in a genomic region of Haloarcula marina:
- a CDS encoding carbohydrate ABC transporter permease, translating to MSLAEEYTEASEESRLERGLAYLQRNSRAYLLIAPAAVFLLAVVGYPIVETFRLSLYRSPADSTIETFVGLQHYAEIFDSDIFYRLLWQTGRWVVAGVVGKTILGLLIAIHLKGDIRGRKFFRTAFLIPWGIPYAISAVVFRWIEHPQFGYLNAILLKLGLIEQGIGILGNPSLAWLGVVVADIWIGTPFMAIIFLAGLQSIPQELYEAAAIDGAEKWHQFRYITLPQLKSVILIATLLSTIWTFVSFDVIWTMTGGGPISSTATLVIHIYQVGLQNGNLGRGAAYSVIGFLFLLVFAVIYLRIYTRGGDEL from the coding sequence ATGAGTCTGGCCGAGGAATATACCGAGGCGAGCGAGGAATCCCGCCTCGAACGAGGGTTGGCCTACCTCCAGCGCAACAGCCGTGCGTATCTGCTCATCGCGCCAGCGGCGGTGTTCCTGCTGGCGGTCGTCGGCTACCCCATCGTGGAGACGTTCCGGCTATCGCTGTACCGCTCACCGGCTGACTCCACTATCGAGACGTTCGTCGGCCTGCAACACTACGCGGAAATCTTCGACAGCGACATCTTCTACCGACTGCTCTGGCAGACGGGGCGCTGGGTCGTCGCCGGTGTCGTCGGCAAGACGATTCTGGGGCTGCTCATCGCCATTCACCTCAAGGGCGACATCCGCGGGCGGAAGTTCTTCCGAACCGCCTTTCTCATCCCGTGGGGCATCCCCTACGCCATCTCGGCGGTCGTGTTCCGGTGGATAGAGCACCCGCAGTTCGGCTACCTCAACGCCATCCTGCTGAAACTCGGACTCATCGAGCAGGGCATCGGTATCCTCGGGAACCCGAGTCTCGCGTGGCTCGGCGTCGTCGTCGCCGACATCTGGATCGGGACGCCGTTCATGGCGATAATCTTCCTCGCGGGCCTCCAGTCGATTCCGCAGGAACTCTACGAGGCCGCCGCCATCGACGGGGCCGAGAAGTGGCACCAGTTCCGCTACATCACGCTCCCGCAACTCAAGAGCGTCATCCTCATCGCCACGCTGCTGTCGACCATCTGGACGTTCGTCAGTTTCGACGTCATCTGGACGATGACCGGCGGCGGACCCATCAGTTCCACGGCGACGCTGGTCATCCACATCTATCAGGTGGGCCTCCAGAACGGGAACCTCGGACGCGGTGCCGCCTACAGCGTCATCGGGTTCCTGTTCCTGCTCGTCTTCGCCGTCATCTACCTGCGCATCTACACGCGCGGAGGTGACGAGCTATGA
- a CDS encoding carbohydrate ABC transporter permease, which produces MTMAGHDRSSLRKVRLYGVLIALLGVMMLPFYAMFSSTFKPESEIFSAPATLFPSDPTFQAYVDVWSQTDVLLWIGNSFVISLGTVVLTLLLAIPAAYSCARNDFVGKRTFLLSVLVVQMFAPVVLIVGLFDVITQFGLFNTYLAVIIPAAAFTLPFNVWMLYGYFKTIPVALEESARIDGASQLQILTKIVLPLTKPALVASITYTFLYAWNRLLFVLTFLTDSGKYNIPRGVFSMVGALQTDWRMMLTVSVIGIIPLLILFAFLEEYIVAGMTAGAVKE; this is translated from the coding sequence ATGACGATGGCTGGCCACGACCGAAGCAGTCTCCGGAAAGTCCGGCTCTACGGCGTCCTGATAGCGCTGCTCGGGGTCATGATGCTCCCGTTCTACGCCATGTTCTCGAGCACGTTCAAGCCGGAGTCGGAGATTTTCTCCGCGCCGGCGACGCTGTTCCCCTCGGACCCGACCTTTCAGGCGTACGTCGACGTCTGGTCGCAGACCGACGTGCTCCTGTGGATAGGGAACAGTTTCGTCATCTCGCTGGGGACCGTCGTCCTCACGCTCTTGCTGGCGATTCCGGCCGCGTACTCGTGTGCGCGAAACGACTTCGTCGGCAAGCGGACGTTCCTGCTCTCCGTGCTGGTCGTCCAGATGTTCGCCCCGGTCGTGCTCATCGTCGGTCTGTTCGACGTCATCACGCAGTTCGGCCTGTTCAACACCTATCTGGCCGTCATCATCCCGGCGGCGGCGTTCACCCTGCCGTTCAACGTCTGGATGCTGTACGGCTACTTCAAGACGATACCCGTCGCGCTCGAAGAGTCGGCGCGTATCGACGGGGCCAGTCAGCTACAGATCCTGACGAAAATCGTGCTGCCGCTGACGAAGCCAGCGCTGGTGGCGAGCATCACCTACACGTTCCTCTACGCGTGGAACCGACTGCTGTTCGTCCTCACCTTCCTCACCGACAGCGGGAAGTACAACATCCCGCGCGGCGTCTTCTCGATGGTCGGCGCGCTACAGACCGACTGGCGGATGATGCTGACGGTGTCGGTCATCGGTATCATCCCGCTGCTGATTCTGTTCGCCTTCCTCGAGGAGTACATCGTCGCCGGGATGACGGCTGGCGCGGTCAAAGAGTAG
- a CDS encoding mandelate racemase/muconate lactonizing enzyme family protein codes for MEITDVSAVTVDVPLAELDDHLGIGPYVTNHGELESMERVLVRVDTDEGISGWGEMRVFLSPAATESIIEDGVGPMVRGQSPFEIERLRRQVFVEYTNVDMFFAAVETACWDIVGKALDRPVYELLGGWTAPTQGSQQHRQSVDGDSTAPGPVPIAFCLGILSPEESRVKAREALEAGFSVLKTKAGRDWRQDVERIKAMHDEVDGQLEFRLDPNQGWTLDQAVRVGAMLEDENIYLQYMEQPIRVDSHTSLARLRQRLRQPIAPNEDTYISHNIQSLVEAGAMDVGVIDLTPAGGISGIRQQAAVLEDAGVPFTHHCAFDLGIRTAAILHAFTGIPGFSLPPDSTYYGWEADVIEQPFDVTDGCLPAPDGPGLGITVDTDAVETYRIS; via the coding sequence ATGGAGATAACCGACGTGTCAGCGGTAACTGTAGACGTACCGCTGGCCGAGTTAGACGACCACCTCGGGATTGGCCCGTACGTCACCAATCACGGGGAGTTAGAGTCGATGGAGCGAGTGCTCGTCCGCGTGGACACCGACGAGGGAATCAGCGGCTGGGGGGAGATGCGCGTGTTCCTCTCCCCGGCGGCCACGGAGTCGATAATCGAGGACGGCGTCGGCCCGATGGTTCGGGGCCAGTCCCCGTTCGAAATCGAGCGCCTCCGTCGACAGGTGTTCGTCGAGTACACGAACGTCGATATGTTCTTCGCGGCCGTCGAGACGGCCTGCTGGGACATCGTGGGGAAGGCCCTCGACCGGCCGGTGTACGAACTCCTCGGCGGGTGGACCGCCCCGACACAGGGCTCCCAGCAGCACCGGCAGAGCGTCGACGGCGACAGCACCGCGCCGGGGCCCGTCCCCATCGCGTTCTGTCTCGGCATCCTCTCGCCCGAGGAGTCTCGCGTCAAGGCCCGCGAAGCGCTCGAAGCGGGCTTCTCGGTCCTCAAGACGAAGGCGGGCCGGGACTGGCGACAGGACGTCGAGCGCATCAAAGCGATGCACGACGAAGTCGACGGCCAACTGGAGTTCCGCCTCGACCCGAACCAGGGCTGGACGCTCGACCAAGCGGTCCGCGTCGGCGCAATGCTCGAAGACGAGAACATCTACCTGCAGTACATGGAGCAACCCATTCGGGTGGACTCGCACACGTCGCTCGCGCGACTCCGCCAGCGGCTTCGCCAGCCGATTGCGCCGAACGAGGACACCTACATCTCGCACAACATCCAGTCGCTCGTCGAGGCCGGGGCGATGGACGTCGGCGTCATCGACCTGACGCCAGCGGGCGGTATCAGCGGCATTCGCCAGCAGGCCGCCGTGCTGGAAGACGCGGGCGTCCCGTTCACGCACCACTGCGCGTTCGACCTTGGCATTCGGACGGCCGCCATCCTCCACGCGTTCACCGGCATTCCGGGCTTCTCCCTGCCGCCGGACTCGACGTACTACGGCTGGGAAGCCGACGTCATCGAACAACCCTTCGACGTGACCGACGGGTGCCTCCCGGCCCCGGACGGCCCCGGCCTGGGTATCACCGTCGACACCGACGCAGTCGAAACCTACCGCATCTCATGA
- a CDS encoding SDR family NAD(P)-dependent oxidoreductase codes for MVELSLADRPAIVTGASRGIGREIAARFAEAGGDVVVCSRTYEDVDAVATELNAEHDGRVVPVECDVTDRDAVRDLVDTTVEEFGEIRVLVNNAGGADESANLLHRCDEDTFEWMVDLNLKSQFLLSKEVLPAMVAAGGGSMIHMGSVNGLFGIGHSGYSEAKSGLLALSRNIAAHYGQHGIRSNVISAATIETENRREEMADTEGRTGETSARERWLDQYPLGRFGTPREVADTTLFLASGMSSFVTGENLVLDGGLTTSLPTSFLNEIYDADEQPTSN; via the coding sequence ATGGTAGAGCTATCGCTCGCCGACCGACCAGCTATCGTCACCGGCGCGTCTCGGGGCATCGGCCGCGAAATCGCGGCCCGGTTCGCCGAGGCGGGCGGCGACGTCGTCGTCTGCTCGCGCACCTACGAAGACGTCGATGCCGTCGCGACGGAACTGAACGCGGAACACGACGGCCGAGTCGTCCCGGTCGAGTGCGACGTGACCGACCGCGACGCGGTCCGTGACCTCGTCGATACGACCGTCGAGGAGTTCGGAGAGATTCGCGTCCTCGTGAACAACGCCGGCGGGGCCGACGAGTCGGCGAACCTGCTGCACCGCTGTGACGAGGACACCTTCGAGTGGATGGTCGACCTGAACCTGAAGAGCCAGTTCCTCCTGAGCAAGGAAGTGCTCCCGGCGATGGTCGCCGCAGGCGGCGGGTCGATGATACACATGGGCTCGGTCAACGGCCTGTTCGGCATCGGACACTCCGGCTACTCCGAGGCCAAGAGCGGCCTGCTGGCGCTGTCGCGGAACATCGCCGCCCACTACGGGCAACACGGTATCCGCTCGAACGTCATCTCGGCGGCCACCATCGAGACGGAAAACAGGCGCGAGGAGATGGCAGACACCGAAGGCCGAACCGGCGAGACGAGCGCACGCGAGCGGTGGCTCGACCAGTACCCGCTCGGTCGGTTCGGGACGCCGCGGGAAGTCGCGGACACGACGCTGTTTCTCGCCTCCGGGATGTCGAGTTTCGTCACCGGCGAGAACCTCGTTCTCGACGGCGGCCTGACGACCAGCCTCCCGACCTCGTTCCTCAACGAAATCTACGACGCGGACGAACAACCGACGAGCAACTGA
- a CDS encoding Rid family detoxifying hydrolase, producing MEELTTDDAPDSIGPYSQGIASGDRIYVSGQGPVDPDTGEVVPGTPGEQTRRTLENIEAVLEAGGASLDDVVKATVFVKDMRYYDEVNDVYGELMSPPYPARSAVEVVKLPVDIDVEIEVVAER from the coding sequence ATGGAAGAACTAACGACAGACGACGCCCCCGACAGTATCGGCCCGTACTCCCAAGGCATCGCGAGCGGCGACCGAATCTACGTCTCCGGACAGGGACCGGTCGACCCGGACACCGGCGAGGTGGTTCCCGGGACGCCCGGCGAGCAGACCCGACGCACGCTCGAAAATATCGAGGCCGTCCTGGAGGCTGGCGGTGCCTCGCTCGACGACGTGGTGAAAGCGACGGTGTTCGTCAAGGACATGCGGTACTACGACGAGGTGAACGACGTATACGGCGAACTCATGTCGCCGCCGTATCCCGCGCGAAGCGCCGTCGAAGTGGTGAAACTGCCCGTCGATATCGACGTCGAAATCGAGGTCGTCGCAGAGCGGTAA
- a CDS encoding HAD family hydrolase: MDRLVVFDLDGTLTRQRGGFELLHTLYGTTPQGEVLMDRFDAGEITFDEWCRSTVETWIAEGVTAADIDRAVDAVKPKAGAEAVLSALRADDVPFGILSAGVANLATRFEAYDPAFVRGNWLRFDDGRLSGIDVGVGPNEKGEILRTIREQHAGIDISYVGDSHTDTEAFIEADTAVLFDPDDRVPDAAVDAADTVVESQNLEDISTKYV, encoded by the coding sequence ATGGACCGGCTAGTCGTCTTCGACCTCGACGGGACGCTCACGCGACAGCGCGGCGGCTTCGAACTGCTGCATACCCTCTACGGGACGACGCCGCAGGGTGAGGTGCTGATGGACCGCTTCGACGCCGGGGAAATCACGTTCGACGAGTGGTGTCGGTCGACGGTCGAGACGTGGATTGCCGAAGGCGTCACGGCAGCGGACATCGACCGTGCGGTCGACGCCGTCAAGCCGAAAGCGGGAGCGGAGGCGGTACTCTCCGCTCTCCGAGCGGACGACGTGCCGTTCGGGATACTCAGCGCCGGTGTCGCGAACCTCGCGACCCGTTTCGAGGCGTACGACCCCGCGTTCGTTCGCGGCAACTGGCTCCGATTCGACGACGGACGACTCTCGGGTATCGACGTCGGCGTCGGCCCCAACGAAAAGGGTGAAATCCTGCGGACCATTCGCGAACAGCACGCGGGCATCGACATCTCGTACGTCGGCGACTCGCACACGGATACCGAGGCGTTTATCGAGGCCGATACCGCTGTGTTGTTCGATCCTGATGATAGAGTTCCGGATGCCGCCGTGGACGCGGCAGATACTGTTGTAGAATCGCAAAATCTGGAAGATATATCTACAAAATACGTCTGA
- the rdfA gene encoding rod-determining factor RdfA, whose amino-acid sequence MGSDSDTHRQSKVERLLEEYGLQDIGAELEAAWTGENRERQSLRTLADRFNRALLVATIRDAEMDVVDGEPANFYRLLTDDEVSAGQRVEARNRLEREGVDVDGLESDFVTYQAIRHYLTNVRGASYQKQDETEQVERERTGIDRLQSRVETVVQDSVDRLRSAGRLSLGEYRVFVSVEILCKDCGGQYSVGDLLRRGGCNCERN is encoded by the coding sequence ATGGGGTCGGATTCCGACACACACAGGCAGTCGAAGGTCGAACGACTGCTCGAAGAATACGGACTACAGGATATCGGTGCTGAACTCGAAGCGGCGTGGACCGGGGAGAATCGGGAGCGACAGAGCCTCCGCACGCTGGCCGACCGGTTCAACCGCGCACTTCTCGTCGCGACAATCCGAGATGCGGAGATGGACGTCGTCGACGGAGAACCGGCGAACTTCTATCGACTGCTGACCGACGACGAAGTGAGCGCGGGCCAGCGTGTCGAAGCCCGGAATCGACTGGAACGGGAGGGCGTCGACGTGGACGGTCTGGAGTCTGATTTCGTCACGTACCAGGCGATTCGCCACTATCTCACGAACGTCCGCGGCGCGAGTTACCAGAAACAGGACGAGACCGAACAGGTCGAACGCGAGCGGACCGGCATCGACCGACTCCAATCGCGCGTCGAAACCGTGGTGCAAGACAGCGTCGACCGGTTACGGAGTGCCGGTCGCCTCTCGCTGGGCGAGTACCGGGTATTCGTCAGCGTCGAGATTCTCTGCAAGGACTGTGGTGGGCAGTACAGCGTCGGTGACCTCCTCCGTCGCGGCGGGTGTAACTGCGAGCGGAACTAA
- a CDS encoding archaea-specific SMC-related protein, producing MDSVTASGDHATFDVERIGGIESATVEIPPGVTVLAGRNATNRTSFLQAIMAAHGSDWTTVKGDADRGQVELSLGEETYTRTLTKTEDGVVGSGTGVLSDPTLANLFAFLLEDNEARRAVVRGDELRELIMRPVDLEQIRREIRDAEQRKAAIDDDLDDIASRKRELPELEQRRETLRENVADVRDELRSVEARIDDRTLDVEITRQNKNELETALDELQATRSELKHVRDEIQSEQESISALRDERGNLAAERASLTDAPKDELDEIKAKLTDLRERKRDRSDYTTRLQNVIKFNEELLAGEHTQITEAIQAKPESVGDITDRLYQGSKTTCWTCGSRVKQARIEATLDAMRTHRRETIADIEAIEAEIEDLVTERDAVAETLTRRQKLTETLDELDAEIEQRQSTVSDLRERRDNLSDRVVELEAKVSSLRSAEFDEVLDLHTEANELEFELDRLESELDDLNDEIDEIEAEIRREESLVTQREEVVSELIDLRTRIDRLESEATEQFNERMDDLLDILGYDNLERIWLERTDQPTDTVDTIAPDDVIEGSNFELHIVRSSEGGTVYEDTIAHLSESEREVTGLVFALAGYLVHDVHERVPFMLLDSLEAIDAERIASLVDYFAEYPTYLVVALLPEDARALRDEYHRETRIG from the coding sequence ATGGACTCGGTCACGGCTAGCGGCGACCATGCCACGTTCGACGTCGAGCGAATCGGTGGTATCGAGTCCGCGACCGTCGAGATACCGCCGGGCGTCACCGTACTCGCTGGCCGGAACGCGACGAACCGGACCTCCTTCCTCCAGGCGATTATGGCCGCACACGGGAGCGACTGGACGACCGTCAAAGGGGACGCCGACCGCGGACAGGTCGAGCTGTCGCTGGGCGAGGAGACGTACACGCGAACGCTCACCAAGACCGAAGACGGCGTCGTCGGGTCGGGAACGGGCGTGCTGTCGGACCCGACGCTGGCGAACCTGTTCGCCTTCCTGCTCGAGGACAACGAGGCCCGACGGGCGGTCGTCCGCGGCGACGAACTCCGAGAACTCATCATGCGTCCGGTCGACCTCGAACAGATACGTCGCGAGATACGCGACGCCGAACAGCGCAAAGCCGCTATCGACGACGACCTCGACGACATCGCATCGCGCAAACGGGAGTTGCCCGAACTCGAACAGCGCCGAGAGACGCTCCGCGAGAACGTCGCCGACGTTCGAGACGAACTCCGGTCCGTCGAAGCGCGAATCGACGACCGGACGCTCGACGTCGAGATTACGCGACAGAACAAGAACGAACTGGAGACGGCACTCGACGAACTGCAGGCGACGCGGTCGGAACTCAAGCACGTCAGAGACGAGATTCAGTCCGAACAAGAGAGCATCTCTGCGTTACGCGACGAACGCGGAAACCTCGCGGCGGAACGGGCCAGTCTCACCGACGCGCCGAAAGACGAGCTAGATGAAATCAAGGCCAAGCTTACCGACCTCCGGGAACGGAAACGCGACCGTTCCGACTACACCACCCGATTGCAGAACGTTATCAAATTTAACGAGGAACTACTCGCCGGAGAACACACGCAGATTACCGAGGCCATTCAGGCGAAACCCGAAAGCGTCGGCGACATCACCGACCGACTCTACCAGGGGTCGAAGACGACCTGCTGGACCTGCGGGTCGCGAGTCAAACAAGCGCGCATCGAAGCCACGCTGGACGCGATGCGGACGCACCGACGCGAAACGATAGCCGACATCGAAGCTATCGAAGCGGAAATCGAGGACCTGGTCACGGAGCGGGACGCCGTCGCCGAAACGCTCACCCGTCGCCAGAAACTGACCGAGACGCTCGACGAACTCGACGCGGAAATCGAGCAGCGACAATCGACCGTCAGCGACCTCCGAGAGCGGCGCGACAACCTGTCCGACCGCGTCGTCGAACTCGAAGCTAAAGTGTCCTCGCTCCGGTCCGCGGAGTTCGACGAAGTCCTCGACCTCCACACCGAGGCCAACGAATTGGAGTTCGAACTCGACCGACTCGAATCGGAACTGGACGACCTGAACGACGAAATCGACGAAATCGAGGCCGAGATCCGTCGGGAGGAATCGCTGGTCACACAGCGCGAGGAGGTGGTCTCGGAACTCATCGACCTCCGGACCCGAATCGACCGACTGGAGAGCGAGGCGACCGAACAGTTCAACGAGCGGATGGACGACCTGCTGGACATCCTCGGCTACGACAACCTCGAACGAATCTGGCTCGAACGAACCGACCAGCCCACCGACACCGTCGACACCATCGCGCCCGACGACGTCATCGAGGGGTCGAACTTCGAACTGCACATCGTCCGGAGTTCCGAAGGCGGCACGGTGTACGAAGACACCATCGCCCACCTCAGCGAGAGCGAACGCGAGGTCACCGGACTGGTGTTCGCGCTCGCGGGCTACCTCGTCCACGACGTTCACGAACGGGTCCCGTTCATGCTGTTGGACTCGCTGGAAGCCATCGACGCGGAACGAATCGCGTCACTCGTCGACTACTTCGCCGAGTATCCCACCTATCTCGTCGTCGCCCTCCTCCCAGAAGACGCACGGGCACTCCGCGACGAGTACCACCGCGAGACCCGCATCGGTTAG